The Chryseobacterium aureum genome contains a region encoding:
- a CDS encoding ABC transporter ATP-binding protein yields MLALKAENISKQYRLGQVGTGTLSHDLNRFWYKIRGKEDPYLKIGEANDRTTKGSSDYVWSLRDINFEIEQGDAVGIIGRNGAGKSTLLKVLSKVTKPTTGNIYTNGRIASLLEVGTGFHPEMTGRENVFLNGAILGMTRKEIKRKFDEIVDFSGVERYIDTPVKRYSSGMYVRLAFAVAAHLESEILIVDEVLAVGDAEFQKKCLGKMNDVTRGEGRTILFVSHNMTAVKELCTKGILLNQGQIDYQGDILNTIIEYQKSSARESSYHYNGNLNEAIGNENIRIKEFSATPIKGNLIDIDSGVRIKLVFHNYCPDITLDTTFELKNYEELVIFHVGKLITENNDSKVGEYTVEFDIPAGLLNAGNYYFKLYFGKDQRILLFGIDEFIGFEVENVKVGTVMYVYPGVTRPLFEYKVQTP; encoded by the coding sequence ATGCTGGCTTTAAAAGCAGAAAATATATCAAAACAATATCGTCTCGGACAGGTGGGAACGGGAACTCTTTCTCACGATCTTAACAGATTCTGGTATAAAATAAGAGGAAAAGAAGACCCATATCTTAAGATAGGGGAAGCTAATGACAGAACAACTAAAGGTTCTTCGGATTATGTGTGGTCGCTCCGTGACATCAACTTTGAGATTGAACAGGGAGACGCCGTAGGAATAATCGGCAGAAACGGAGCAGGAAAATCTACTTTGCTGAAAGTATTAAGTAAAGTAACTAAACCCACTACCGGAAATATTTACACTAACGGAAGAATTGCTTCTCTGCTTGAGGTAGGCACAGGATTCCACCCTGAAATGACCGGGCGCGAAAATGTTTTTCTTAATGGCGCCATTTTGGGAATGACAAGAAAAGAGATCAAAAGAAAATTTGATGAGATTGTAGACTTTTCAGGGGTGGAAAGATATATTGACACTCCCGTTAAAAGATATTCTTCCGGAATGTATGTACGACTGGCTTTTGCTGTAGCAGCCCACTTAGAATCTGAGATTCTAATCGTTGACGAAGTTTTAGCTGTAGGAGATGCAGAGTTTCAGAAAAAATGCCTTGGAAAAATGAATGATGTGACGAGAGGAGAAGGCCGTACTATTCTTTTTGTCAGCCATAACATGACAGCCGTTAAAGAATTATGCACCAAAGGAATTCTTTTAAACCAGGGACAAATTGATTACCAGGGCGACATTCTCAACACCATTATAGAATATCAAAAAAGCAGTGCCCGAGAAAGCTCCTATCATTACAACGGTAATCTGAATGAAGCTATAGGGAATGAAAATATAAGAATAAAAGAGTTTTCAGCAACTCCTATCAAGGGGAATTTAATAGATATTGATTCCGGAGTCCGGATCAAATTGGTTTTTCACAATTACTGTCCGGATATTACACTGGATACGACATTCGAATTGAAAAATTATGAAGAACTGGTCATTTTCCATGTTGGAAAACTCATTACCGAAAATAATGATTCTAAAGTTGGAGAATATACTGTAGAATTTGATATACCCGCAGGGCTTCTCAATGCAGGAAACTATTATTTCAAACTCTATTTTGGAAAAGATCAGAGGATCCTTCTCTTTGGTATAGACGAATTTATAGGATTTGAAGTAGAGAATGTGAAGGTTGGAACAGTAATGTATGTTTACCCAGGAGTAACTCGACCACTTTTTGAATATAAAGTACAAACACCATGA
- a CDS encoding ABC transporter permease, producing MNEPQQTWTETIDADHSLFDLKLKEVWRYKDLVYMFVKRDFVSSFKQTVLGPIWFFINPILTTIVYLVIFGKIAQLSTDGAPPLLFYLGGVTLWNYFSSSLLATSSTFTGNAGIFGKVYFPRLVTPISIVISNLMRFGVQLILFIIVWAYYLSKGQVHPNIWVLATPFLVILMALFALGVGMIFSSLTTKYKDLSMLLGFGISLYMYATPVIYPTSALRGIFKKIALYNPLTGIFECFKYAWIGVGDFSPAMLAISTGIILILLMIGIVVFNKVEKTFMDTV from the coding sequence ATGAATGAACCACAACAGACGTGGACAGAAACGATTGATGCAGATCATTCGTTATTTGACCTGAAGCTAAAGGAAGTCTGGAGATACAAAGATCTTGTTTATATGTTTGTAAAAAGAGATTTTGTATCCAGTTTTAAGCAGACTGTTCTAGGCCCTATCTGGTTTTTTATCAATCCCATTCTTACAACCATCGTTTATCTGGTTATTTTCGGAAAAATTGCCCAACTATCTACAGATGGGGCACCACCTCTTTTATTTTATTTAGGGGGCGTTACCCTTTGGAATTATTTTTCGTCCTCATTGTTAGCTACCTCTTCTACTTTTACGGGGAATGCAGGAATATTTGGAAAAGTATACTTCCCTAGACTGGTGACTCCAATATCAATAGTAATATCCAATCTTATGAGATTTGGAGTACAGCTCATTCTGTTCATTATTGTATGGGCCTATTATTTGAGTAAAGGACAGGTGCATCCCAATATCTGGGTTCTTGCAACACCGTTTCTGGTAATACTGATGGCTCTTTTTGCTTTAGGAGTCGGAATGATTTTCTCATCACTTACCACAAAATATAAAGATCTGAGTATGCTGCTTGGCTTTGGAATAAGCCTCTATATGTATGCAACTCCGGTTATCTATCCAACTTCCGCTCTTAGAGGTATCTTTAAAAAGATTGCTTTGTACAATCCTTTGACTGGTATTTTTGAATGTTTTAAATATGCATGGATCGGCGTAGGAGATTTCTCCCCTGCCATGCTTGCAATCAGCACCGGTATTATACTTATCCTATTAATGATAGGAATTGTTGTATTCAACAAAGTTGAAAAAACGTTTATGGATACCGTGTAA
- the rfbA gene encoding glucose-1-phosphate thymidylyltransferase RfbA produces MKGIILAGGSGTRLYPLTIAVSKQLMPVYDKPMIYYPLSTLLLAGIKDILIITTPHDQEGFIKLLGDGSQIGCNIEYVVQPSPDGLAQAFILGEQFIANDPAALVLGDNIFYGSEMGTLLKNKTNPEGGVVFAYHVADPERYGVVEFDKDLKAVSIEEKPLKPKSNYAVPGLYFYDNNVVEIAKNITPSPRGELEITDVNNVYLNSGKLEVAVLDRGTAWLDTGTFDSLHDASEFVSVIEKRQGFKIGCIEEIAFRNKFINEEKLLETAAKYGKSGYGEYLKQLIVK; encoded by the coding sequence ATGAAAGGAATAATATTAGCCGGAGGATCCGGAACCAGACTTTACCCTCTAACCATTGCCGTAAGCAAGCAGCTGATGCCTGTTTATGACAAACCTATGATTTATTATCCGCTTTCTACGCTTCTTTTAGCCGGGATTAAAGATATTCTGATTATCACCACCCCACATGACCAGGAAGGTTTTATCAAGCTTCTGGGTGATGGCTCTCAAATCGGGTGTAACATAGAATACGTTGTACAGCCAAGCCCGGATGGTTTAGCGCAGGCTTTTATTCTGGGGGAACAATTTATTGCCAATGATCCTGCTGCGCTGGTACTGGGAGATAATATTTTCTACGGCTCCGAAATGGGGACTTTATTGAAAAATAAAACCAATCCGGAAGGAGGGGTTGTTTTTGCCTACCATGTTGCCGATCCCGAAAGATACGGGGTGGTAGAATTTGATAAGGACCTGAAAGCTGTTTCTATTGAAGAAAAACCTTTGAAACCTAAATCAAACTACGCTGTCCCGGGACTTTATTTCTATGATAATAATGTGGTGGAAATCGCCAAAAACATTACACCTTCCCCAAGAGGAGAGCTGGAAATCACTGATGTCAACAATGTTTATTTAAACAGTGGAAAGCTTGAAGTAGCTGTTCTGGACAGAGGTACGGCATGGCTGGATACAGGAACTTTTGATTCTCTTCATGATGCTTCAGAATTTGTAAGTGTTATTGAAAAGAGACAAGGATTTAAAATTGGCTGTATTGAAGAGATTGCATTCAGGAACAAATTCATCAATGAAGAAAAACTTCTAGAAACGGCTGCTAAGTATGGCAAAAGCGGCTATGGAGAGTATTTGAAGCAACTTATCGTAAAATAA
- the rfbB gene encoding dTDP-glucose 4,6-dehydratase gives MKNIIITGGAGFIGSHVVREFVKNNPDTTIINLDALTYAGNLENLKDIENEPNYVFEKADITKPEELRKVFEKYHPDAVVHLAAESHVDRSITDPMAFINTNVNGTANLLNLCKEFWTLNPDHTHGRFPDEKRNNLFYHISTDEVYGSLGETGFFLETTSYDPQSPYSASKAASDHLVRAYGNTYGMPFIVSNCSNNYGPNHFPEKLIPLCISNIINEKPLPIYGDGKYTRDWLFVIDHAKAIHQIFNEAKTGETYNIGGFNEWQNIDLVKELIKQMDAKLGRPEGYSEKLITFVKDRPGHDKRYAIDATKLNKDLGWKPSVTFEEGLGKTIDWYLENKEWLENVTSGNYQDYYSKQYN, from the coding sequence ATGAAAAATATTATAATCACAGGAGGTGCCGGATTCATTGGCTCCCATGTTGTAAGAGAATTTGTAAAGAATAATCCAGACACTACCATCATCAACCTTGATGCTCTTACGTATGCCGGAAACTTAGAAAACCTAAAGGACATCGAAAATGAACCTAATTATGTTTTCGAAAAAGCAGACATCACGAAACCTGAAGAACTGAGAAAAGTTTTCGAAAAATACCACCCTGATGCTGTAGTGCATTTAGCCGCAGAAAGCCATGTAGACAGAAGCATTACGGATCCGATGGCATTTATCAATACAAATGTAAACGGAACGGCTAATCTTCTGAATCTTTGTAAAGAGTTCTGGACATTAAACCCAGATCACACCCACGGCAGATTCCCGGATGAAAAAAGAAACAACCTTTTCTATCATATTTCCACGGACGAAGTATATGGAAGCCTGGGTGAAACAGGATTCTTTCTAGAAACAACTTCGTACGACCCACAATCGCCGTATTCTGCCTCAAAAGCAGCTTCTGACCACTTAGTAAGAGCATACGGAAACACGTACGGCATGCCATTTATTGTATCTAACTGTTCGAACAATTACGGGCCGAATCATTTTCCTGAAAAACTAATCCCTCTTTGTATTTCGAATATCATCAATGAAAAACCTCTGCCTATTTATGGCGACGGAAAATATACAAGAGACTGGTTATTTGTTATTGATCACGCCAAGGCAATTCATCAGATTTTCAATGAAGCTAAAACAGGTGAAACATACAATATCGGAGGATTCAACGAATGGCAGAACATTGATCTCGTAAAAGAACTGATCAAGCAAATGGATGCAAAGCTGGGAAGACCGGAAGGCTATTCTGAAAAACTGATCACTTTTGTAAAAGACAGACCAGGCCACGATAAACGCTATGCCATTGATGCAACAAAATTAAATAAGGACTTAGGATGGAAACCTTCAGTAACTTTTGAAGAAGGTTTGGGAAAAACCATCGACTGGTATCTTGAAAATAAAGAATGGCTGGAGAACGTAACTTCAGGGAATTATCAGGATTACTACAGCAAGCAGTACAACTAG
- a CDS encoding UDP-glucose dehydrogenase family protein, which yields MNITIVGTGYVGLVTGTTLAELGNSVYCVDIDEKKVEGMKNGVVPIYEPNLEEMFLRNIQSERLFFTTNLKEALDKSEVIYLALPTPPGEDGSADLSYVLQVANDIGELMTEYKVIVNKSTVPVGTAERVRETISAKTQIPFDVVSNPEFLREGFAVEDSMNPSRVVVGASSERAKDIMSKIYQPFTNTGIPIIFMDEKSSELTKYAANSFLAVKITFMNEIANYCEKVGADVDKVRLGMGSDDRIGHRFLFPGIGYGGSCFPKDVKALIKSGKQENFNFQILEATENVNTSQKVILVSEIEKYFGGNIEGKKIAMWGLAFKANTDDIREASSLDNIALLLEKGAEVIAYDAVAESNVQKLLGNQIQYAKGMYDALEGVDALFIATEWPEFKNPNFELMARKMKNKVIFDGRNMYPLEIPEQNGFYYKSIGRKTISK from the coding sequence TTGAATATAACGATTGTAGGAACAGGTTATGTAGGGCTGGTTACAGGAACCACCCTTGCAGAACTTGGCAATTCAGTATACTGTGTTGATATTGATGAAAAAAAAGTAGAAGGTATGAAAAACGGCGTAGTTCCCATCTATGAGCCGAACCTTGAAGAAATGTTTTTAAGAAACATTCAGTCTGAGAGATTATTTTTCACTACCAATCTTAAAGAAGCTTTAGACAAAAGCGAAGTAATTTATCTGGCGCTACCTACACCTCCCGGTGAAGACGGTTCTGCAGATTTATCCTATGTACTTCAGGTAGCCAATGATATTGGCGAACTGATGACAGAGTACAAAGTGATTGTTAATAAAAGCACCGTTCCTGTAGGAACTGCAGAAAGGGTAAGAGAAACAATCTCTGCAAAAACCCAAATCCCTTTTGATGTAGTCTCCAATCCTGAATTTTTAAGAGAAGGCTTTGCTGTTGAAGACTCTATGAATCCCTCAAGAGTAGTCGTAGGCGCAAGCTCCGAAAGAGCAAAAGACATTATGTCTAAAATCTACCAGCCTTTTACCAATACAGGAATTCCCATTATCTTTATGGATGAAAAGTCCTCTGAACTTACAAAATATGCAGCCAACTCATTTTTAGCCGTAAAAATTACGTTTATGAATGAGATTGCCAACTATTGTGAAAAGGTAGGTGCCGATGTAGATAAGGTAAGACTGGGAATGGGAAGTGATGACAGGATAGGCCACAGATTCTTATTCCCGGGAATCGGATATGGCGGAAGCTGTTTCCCGAAAGATGTAAAGGCACTTATAAAATCCGGAAAACAGGAAAATTTCAATTTTCAGATCCTTGAAGCTACCGAAAATGTAAATACCTCCCAGAAAGTAATTCTGGTATCTGAAATTGAAAAATATTTCGGCGGAAATATCGAAGGAAAAAAAATTGCCATGTGGGGACTTGCCTTCAAAGCAAATACTGATGATATCCGGGAGGCATCATCTTTAGACAATATAGCCCTTTTATTGGAAAAAGGTGCAGAAGTGATCGCATACGATGCTGTTGCAGAAAGCAATGTTCAGAAACTTCTTGGCAACCAAATACAGTATGCCAAAGGAATGTATGATGCCCTGGAAGGTGTTGATGCATTATTTATCGCTACAGAATGGCCTGAGTTTAAAAATCCTAATTTTGAACTGATGGCCAGAAAAATGAAAAATAAAGTTATTTTTGATGGCAGAAATATGTATCCTCTGGAAATCCCCGAGCAAAATGGGTTTTATTATAAAAGTATAGGAAGAAAGACCATCTCAAAATAA
- the rimP gene encoding ribosome assembly cofactor RimP — translation MEFRKRIEELLNEFLETRKDLFLIDLKISAGDDITVILDGDNGVSLQDCLDASRAIEFNMDREEHDFSLQVMSAGLSEPLSTPRQFGKNIGREIEVMLEDSSKIEGELSKVDEEKITLTLRYRKPKEIGKGKVDVEEEKEIAYSEIKKALVVIKF, via the coding sequence ATGGAGTTTAGAAAAAGAATTGAAGAATTATTAAATGAATTCCTTGAGACCAGAAAAGATCTGTTTCTTATTGATCTTAAAATTTCTGCAGGGGATGATATTACAGTGATTTTAGATGGTGATAACGGAGTTTCTCTACAGGATTGCCTTGATGCAAGCCGTGCCATAGAGTTTAATATGGATCGTGAAGAGCACGACTTCAGCCTGCAGGTGATGTCTGCCGGATTAAGCGAGCCATTATCCACACCAAGACAGTTCGGGAAAAATATTGGAAGAGAGATTGAGGTGATGCTGGAGGATTCTTCCAAAATTGAAGGAGAACTGTCAAAAGTAGATGAAGAGAAGATCACACTTACTTTACGTTACCGCAAACCGAAAGAAATCGGGAAAGGAAAAGTAGATGTAGAAGAGGAGAAAGAAATTGCTTACTCCGAGATCAAAAAAGCATTAGTAGTAATTAAATTTTAA
- the nusA gene encoding transcription termination factor NusA, whose product MDNIALIESFGDFKDEKGISKIDLMAIIEDSLKTLLRKRFDSDDHFDVIVNPDKGDFQIFLNKTIVEDEMSEDDDLEIEISEAKKIDPTFEVGEDFTMEIPVAQLGRRNILTLKQILATKLQEHNNAMLYEQFRDKIGEIVVGEIHHIRHKHVILLDDEGNEFILPKENQIPSDFFKKGENIRAIVETVDFKGSKPQIIISRTAPKFLEKLLELEIPEIQDGTIMLKKVVRIPGEKAKIAVDAYDDRIDPVGACVGVKGSRIHGVVRELRNENIDVIQWSKNPEILVKRALGNVTVNKIDINEDQNYALVYTPVEEISKVIGKQGQNIRLASWLSGYEIDVYRESSEDDDVELREFNDDIEQWILDEFKKVGLTTAKSVLDKETESLLNMVDLEEETIEEVKRILREEFED is encoded by the coding sequence ATGGATAATATAGCGTTGATTGAATCCTTTGGTGATTTTAAAGACGAAAAGGGGATCAGTAAAATTGATCTTATGGCAATTATTGAAGATTCACTGAAGACTCTTTTAAGAAAGAGATTTGATTCAGATGATCATTTTGATGTGATTGTAAACCCGGATAAAGGAGATTTTCAGATATTTTTAAATAAAACAATTGTAGAGGACGAAATGTCTGAAGATGATGATTTGGAAATTGAAATTTCTGAAGCAAAGAAGATTGATCCTACCTTCGAAGTAGGAGAGGACTTTACAATGGAAATTCCTGTTGCGCAATTAGGAAGAAGAAATATTCTTACCCTAAAGCAGATCCTGGCTACAAAACTTCAGGAGCACAATAATGCAATGCTGTACGAGCAGTTTAGAGATAAAATTGGTGAAATAGTTGTGGGGGAAATCCACCACATCCGTCACAAGCATGTCATTTTGCTGGATGATGAAGGAAATGAATTTATTTTACCAAAGGAAAACCAGATCCCATCCGATTTCTTTAAAAAGGGTGAGAATATCAGAGCTATTGTTGAGACAGTAGATTTTAAAGGTTCTAAACCACAGATTATTATTTCCAGAACTGCACCTAAATTCCTTGAGAAGTTATTGGAGCTGGAAATTCCTGAGATCCAGGACGGAACAATTATGCTGAAAAAAGTAGTGAGAATTCCTGGTGAAAAGGCGAAGATCGCAGTAGATGCTTATGATGACAGAATTGATCCTGTAGGAGCTTGTGTTGGAGTAAAAGGATCCAGAATTCATGGCGTTGTAAGAGAGTTGAGAAATGAAAACATCGATGTTATTCAGTGGTCTAAAAACCCTGAAATTCTGGTGAAAAGAGCATTAGGAAATGTGACCGTCAATAAAATTGACATCAATGAGGATCAGAACTATGCATTAGTGTATACTCCTGTTGAAGAGATTTCTAAAGTGATTGGAAAACAAGGACAGAATATCAGACTGGCTTCTTGGTTGTCAGGATATGAAATTGATGTATACAGAGAGTCCAGCGAGGATGACGATGTTGAATTGAGAGAATTTAACGATGATATCGAGCAGTGGATTTTGGATGAGTTTAAGAAAGTAGGACTTACAACTGCAAAATCAGTATTGGATAAAGAAACTGAAAGTCTTTTAAATATGGTAGACCTTGAAGAAGAAACAATCGAAGAGGTTAAACGTATTCTGAGAGAAGAATTTGAAGATTAA
- the infB gene encoding translation initiation factor IF-2, with translation MPKIRLNKAVKEFNISMSRLVEFLQSKGFEVEGNPNAQLEESAYSALEAEFAKDGEQRKASHEVVITKVPEEKLEIEEKKTPEVIRAKANKPETRILGKIDLEPKTPEVEEAPAAPVAPVATPVEEKKEEIVKEEQPEVKAAPEKQEFKVLDKIDLSQIESRNRPVKKDKPKMEEKKEEVKPVETVKETPKPAVVEEKKVETPKVEAEPESQEPQKIETVYQKLDGPKIVGEKIDLTQFAPKPGAGAKKKRKRIEKPGGQNNQQGQGNNQNSGNNNNNQGGGQGNRPHNNNGGQGGNRQGQGGQGNRPQGQGGQGGNRFGNNQGGGNRPQGQGGGGFKKGGQNNRPGQRVMPVELTDEQVKNQIKETLEKLTNKGGKSKSAKHRKDKRTFRREQDERQQELEAQDRTLKVTEFITVGELASLMNVSPTEVISACFSLGVMVTMNQRLEADTLLLVADEFGYKIEFSDADLEDTDSEEEVDTEDSLLQRAPVVTVMGHVDHGKTSLLDYIRKTNVIAGESGGITQHIGAYNVKLENGQRITFLDTPGHEAFTAMRARGAQITDIAIIVIAADDDVMPQTKEAIAHAQAAQVPMIIAINKVDKPNANPDNIRQQLSGLNPPVLVEEWGGNVQAQEISAKFGNNVDVLLEKVLLQAEMLELKANPERTANGVVIEASLDKGRGYVATMLVQTGTLRVGDYVVAGKNHGKVKALLDERGKNLKEAGPSIPATILGLDGAPTAGDKFRVYADESEGKAIANKREQLQRELSIRTKKHTTLEELGRRIALGEFKELNIILKGDVDGSVEALSDQLQRLSTEEISVKILHSGVGQITESDINLAAASDAIIIGFNVRAGANAKELADREEIEIRTYSVIYKAIDEVKEAMEGMLSPEIQEQVIGNVEIREVFKISKVGTIAGCMVLTGKVTRQSKVRLLRDGIVKFDGELESLKRFKDDVKEVTKGYECGLNLKGYNDIETGDILEVYEEVAVKKKLK, from the coding sequence ATGCCAAAAATTAGATTAAATAAAGCGGTTAAGGAATTCAATATTTCGATGTCCAGATTAGTAGAGTTTTTACAGTCAAAGGGTTTCGAAGTTGAAGGCAATCCTAACGCTCAATTGGAAGAATCGGCATATTCTGCATTGGAAGCTGAGTTTGCTAAAGACGGCGAACAGAGAAAAGCTTCCCATGAGGTGGTGATCACTAAAGTTCCGGAAGAAAAACTGGAAATTGAAGAAAAGAAAACCCCTGAAGTGATAAGAGCTAAAGCAAATAAACCAGAAACCAGAATTTTAGGTAAGATTGATCTAGAACCTAAGACGCCTGAAGTTGAGGAAGCTCCTGCAGCTCCTGTGGCTCCTGTTGCAACACCGGTTGAAGAAAAGAAAGAAGAAATCGTGAAAGAAGAGCAACCGGAAGTGAAAGCAGCTCCTGAAAAGCAGGAATTCAAAGTTTTGGATAAAATTGATTTGTCTCAAATAGAATCTAGAAACAGACCTGTGAAAAAAGACAAACCAAAAATGGAGGAGAAAAAAGAAGAAGTGAAACCTGTGGAAACAGTAAAAGAAACTCCAAAACCTGCGGTTGTTGAGGAGAAAAAAGTAGAAACTCCAAAAGTTGAAGCTGAACCTGAATCTCAGGAACCTCAGAAAATAGAGACGGTATATCAGAAACTGGACGGTCCTAAGATTGTTGGAGAGAAAATAGACCTTACTCAGTTTGCTCCAAAACCAGGTGCTGGTGCAAAAAAGAAAAGAAAGAGAATTGAAAAACCAGGTGGCCAGAATAACCAACAAGGTCAGGGTAATAATCAAAACTCAGGAAATAATAACAATAACCAGGGTGGTGGCCAAGGAAACCGTCCGCATAACAATAATGGCGGACAAGGTGGAAACCGCCAGGGCCAGGGAGGTCAGGGGAACCGTCCTCAAGGTCAGGGAGGCCAGGGTGGAAACCGTTTTGGAAACAATCAGGGTGGTGGAAACCGTCCTCAAGGTCAAGGTGGTGGAGGCTTCAAAAAAGGAGGCCAGAACAACAGACCTGGACAACGCGTTATGCCAGTTGAATTAACTGACGAGCAAGTTAAAAACCAGATCAAGGAAACCCTGGAAAAACTTACGAATAAAGGAGGTAAATCTAAATCTGCAAAACACAGAAAAGACAAAAGAACTTTCCGTAGAGAGCAGGATGAGCGCCAGCAGGAGCTTGAAGCACAAGACAGAACGCTTAAAGTAACAGAATTCATCACTGTAGGTGAATTGGCAAGCTTAATGAATGTTTCTCCAACGGAAGTGATCTCTGCCTGTTTCTCGCTAGGTGTAATGGTTACCATGAACCAAAGACTTGAAGCTGATACCTTACTATTGGTAGCAGACGAATTTGGTTATAAAATAGAATTCTCAGATGCGGATCTTGAAGATACAGATTCTGAAGAAGAAGTTGATACAGAAGACAGCTTATTGCAAAGAGCGCCTGTAGTGACTGTAATGGGACACGTAGACCACGGTAAAACCTCATTATTGGATTACATCAGAAAAACAAACGTAATTGCTGGTGAATCCGGAGGAATTACACAGCACATCGGTGCTTATAATGTAAAGCTTGAAAATGGTCAGAGAATTACATTCTTAGATACACCAGGTCACGAAGCGTTTACCGCGATGAGAGCCAGAGGTGCTCAGATCACAGATATTGCCATTATCGTAATTGCTGCTGATGATGATGTAATGCCACAGACCAAAGAAGCGATTGCTCACGCTCAGGCTGCACAGGTGCCAATGATTATTGCCATCAATAAAGTTGATAAACCGAATGCTAACCCTGATAACATCCGTCAGCAGCTTTCCGGCTTAAACCCTCCGGTTTTAGTGGAAGAATGGGGTGGAAATGTTCAGGCACAGGAGATCTCAGCTAAATTCGGTAATAATGTAGATGTATTGTTGGAGAAAGTTTTACTACAGGCTGAAATGCTTGAATTAAAAGCGAACCCGGAACGTACAGCAAACGGAGTTGTTATTGAAGCATCTTTAGATAAAGGAAGAGGATATGTAGCCACTATGCTGGTACAGACCGGAACTTTAAGAGTTGGAGATTATGTAGTTGCAGGTAAAAACCATGGTAAAGTAAAAGCGCTGCTTGATGAAAGAGGTAAAAACCTTAAAGAAGCAGGTCCTTCAATTCCTGCCACCATCTTAGGATTGGACGGAGCGCCTACTGCAGGGGATAAATTCCGTGTATATGCTGACGAAAGTGAAGGTAAAGCTATTGCCAATAAGAGAGAGCAGTTACAGAGAGAACTATCAATCAGAACGAAAAAACATACAACACTTGAAGAATTAGGAAGACGTATTGCTTTAGGAGAATTCAAAGAATTGAATATTATCCTTAAAGGAGACGTGGATGGTTCTGTAGAAGCACTTTCTGATCAGTTGCAGAGGTTGTCAACCGAAGAGATCAGCGTGAAAATCCTTCACTCAGGTGTTGGACAGATCACAGAGTCTGATATCAACTTAGCCGCTGCGTCAGATGCAATTATCATCGGATTCAACGTGAGAGCAGGTGCTAATGCAAAAGAACTTGCAGATCGTGAAGAAATTGAAATCAGAACCTATTCGGTAATCTACAAAGCGATTGATGAAGTAAAAGAAGCGATGGAGGGAATGCTTTCTCCGGAAATTCAGGAGCAGGTGATCGGTAATGTGGAGATCCGTGAAGTATTCAAGATTTCTAAAGTAGGAACCATTGCAGGTTGTATGGTTCTTACCGGAAAAGTAACAAGACAATCCAAAGTACGTTTGCTGAGAGACGGTATTGTGAAATTCGATGGAGAGCTTGAAAGCTTGAAGCGTTTCAAAGATGATGTTAAAGAAGTTACAAAAGGTTATGAATGTGGTCTTAACCTGAAAGGTTACAACGACATCGAAACCGGAGATATTCTTGAGGTTTACGAAGAAGTAGCTGTTAAGAAAAAACTGAAATAA